A window from Bdellovibrionales bacterium encodes these proteins:
- a CDS encoding TerC family protein: MLLFPFADYWYFYVGFIVFVLAVLALDLGVFHKKAHEVSFKESSIWTTIWISMAFVFSYLFYQFALYKFSTDPRYLEIPGFDPGLQAKNSALEFLTGFVVEKSLAIDNIFVFAVVFAYFGIPKIYQHRVLFWGILGALLFRAIFIALGSVLMEYEWVVMFFGGLLILTGIKMFFAGTEEKDLSKNIIIRGLQKIFRIHPKIEGQQFFIKKSNMLFVTPLFLALVFLELSDIIFAVDSVPAIFAITKEPLIVFTSNIFAILGLRSMYFMLAGVMDRFAYIKYGLASVLLFVGLKMVYLNHLFGGKFPISWSLGIIAFLIGSSVLISVVIDRRKNKAHAIRF; this comes from the coding sequence ATGTTACTCTTCCCATTTGCTGATTACTGGTATTTTTACGTCGGCTTTATCGTATTCGTTTTAGCCGTGCTGGCATTGGATTTGGGAGTCTTTCACAAGAAGGCTCACGAGGTGAGTTTTAAAGAGTCTTCGATCTGGACGACGATCTGGATCAGCATGGCCTTTGTTTTTAGTTATCTGTTTTATCAATTTGCGCTCTATAAGTTTTCAACCGATCCACGGTATCTCGAGATTCCAGGATTTGATCCTGGCTTACAGGCGAAAAACTCTGCTTTAGAATTTTTGACGGGCTTTGTGGTCGAGAAGTCACTTGCGATCGACAACATCTTCGTTTTTGCCGTCGTTTTTGCTTATTTTGGTATTCCTAAAATCTATCAGCACCGAGTCCTTTTCTGGGGCATTCTTGGCGCCCTCCTATTCCGTGCAATTTTCATCGCCCTGGGCTCGGTGCTGATGGAATACGAATGGGTCGTCATGTTCTTCGGCGGTTTATTAATCTTAACGGGGATTAAGATGTTCTTTGCCGGGACTGAAGAAAAAGACCTGAGTAAGAATATTATTATTCGCGGCTTACAAAAGATCTTCCGGATTCATCCGAAGATCGAAGGGCAGCAGTTCTTCATCAAGAAAAGCAACATGCTCTTTGTAACGCCGCTGTTTTTAGCTCTGGTTTTCTTAGAACTCAGTGACATCATCTTTGCCGTGGACTCAGTGCCCGCGATCTTTGCGATTACGAAAGAACCTTTGATCGTGTTCACTTCGAATATCTTTGCAATCCTGGGCTTACGTTCAATGTACTTTATGCTGGCCGGGGTGATGGATCGCTTTGCCTACATAAAATACGGTTTAGCATCGGTCCTCTTGTTTGTAGGCCTAAAGATGGTTTACCTAAACCACCTGTTCGGCGGAAAATTCCCGATCAGTTGGTCATTGGGAATCATCGCTTTCTTGATTGGAAGCTCTGTTTTAATCTCGGTTGTGATCGACCGTCGTAAGAACAAAGCGCACGCGATCAGGTTTTAA
- a CDS encoding LysR family transcriptional regulator — translation MTPWINYHHLFYFMTIAEEGSVSKAAEKLRVGQPTLSAQLKQFEDTLGVQLFERQHKKLILSEQGKVALDYSKNIFRMGSEMYEVLHDQLKPLKPSLHLGAIDSVPKQIVLQLVQEAFKISPCQITLSEGKSDELLRELTSHRMDLMVTNFMPTGVDAKGLYPRSILKKNVSFYGAPKFKSLKKNFPKSLSGEPLILPTYDSKLRQDLDHWAKLHSVDLNIIIESQDVSVKELMAMNEMGLMPAAPHTVADQVSRGELVEIGKLPGVYEEFFLVSAQRRIENPIASKLKNSFVV, via the coding sequence ATGACTCCGTGGATTAACTATCACCATTTATTCTATTTTATGACGATCGCTGAAGAAGGATCTGTCTCAAAAGCCGCTGAAAAACTGCGTGTGGGCCAACCGACTCTGTCCGCGCAACTTAAACAATTTGAAGACACTTTAGGTGTGCAACTCTTTGAGCGGCAGCACAAAAAACTCATTTTAAGCGAACAAGGCAAGGTGGCTCTCGATTATTCTAAAAATATCTTTCGCATGGGTTCTGAGATGTACGAGGTTTTGCACGATCAGTTAAAACCCCTCAAACCATCTTTACACCTCGGCGCCATCGACAGCGTGCCAAAGCAAATCGTTTTGCAGCTGGTGCAAGAGGCCTTTAAGATTTCACCGTGCCAGATCACTTTGTCCGAAGGAAAGTCCGATGAACTTTTACGCGAGCTCACGTCTCATCGTATGGACCTCATGGTCACGAACTTTATGCCAACGGGAGTGGATGCCAAGGGACTCTATCCCCGCTCCATCCTCAAAAAGAATGTTTCTTTTTATGGCGCGCCGAAATTTAAATCTTTAAAGAAAAACTTTCCGAAATCTCTTTCGGGCGAGCCGTTAATTTTACCAACATACGATAGCAAACTTCGTCAAGATCTGGATCATTGGGCGAAACTGCATAGTGTTGACTTAAATATCATCATCGAAAGCCAGGATGTCTCCGTGAAAGAATTAATGGCGATGAACGAAATGGGATTGATGCCGGCGGCCCCTCACACGGTGGCAGATCAGGTATCGCGCGGCGAACTGGTCGAGATCGGAAAGCTTCCTGGAGTCTACGAGGAGTTCTTCTTGGTTTCTGCTCAGCGCCGCATTGAAAACCCGATAGCCTCAAAGCTGAAAAACTCTTTCGTGGTTTAA
- a CDS encoding multidrug effflux MFS transporter: MKQNNALLILTLGIFNALTPFSIDMYLSSFPSIAKDLGVPVAQMALSVSFYFIGFALGQVLYGPFLDRFGRKKPLYIGLALYIVATFGCMTAQSFDALLLFRFLSALGGCAAGVAATTMVRDFFPPEQTAKVFSLLMLVLSVSPLLAPTIGSLLVAVASWRTIFAVLAGLGILNVFLLATVIPNTYAPDETVEIKLKPILQNFKKVFLQPQFFTYTLAGSLGFAGLFVYVAASPAIFMEGFGLSAQGFGVVFGVLVFGMIGGGQVNLLMVKRHGERQVFKTFLTAEVIISALFLAGTATNTLGLYGTVAMMFVILFCVGATYPNAAALALEPFTSNVGSASALLGFIQLGIGSIVSAGVGMLDMKGSLPTALATFVASTLGLMLLLSRHKLHLSEKQLSS; encoded by the coding sequence ATGAAACAAAATAATGCTCTTCTGATTCTGACTCTCGGCATTTTCAATGCGCTGACTCCCTTTTCCATTGATATGTACCTGTCGTCATTTCCAAGCATCGCCAAAGATCTCGGCGTGCCGGTAGCGCAAATGGCGCTCTCAGTGTCTTTCTATTTTATCGGGTTTGCCTTAGGCCAAGTTCTGTACGGTCCGTTCTTAGATCGCTTCGGCAGAAAAAAGCCACTCTACATTGGCCTGGCGCTTTATATAGTAGCCACGTTTGGCTGTATGACAGCTCAATCCTTTGATGCTCTTTTACTTTTCCGCTTCTTGTCTGCCTTGGGCGGCTGTGCCGCGGGAGTTGCTGCAACGACCATGGTGCGTGATTTTTTCCCGCCAGAGCAAACAGCGAAAGTGTTCTCGCTATTAATGCTGGTTTTGAGTGTTTCACCACTGCTCGCCCCTACGATCGGAAGTCTGCTTGTCGCCGTTGCGAGCTGGCGAACGATCTTTGCTGTTCTCGCCGGCCTTGGAATTTTAAACGTCTTTCTTCTTGCGACGGTGATTCCGAACACTTACGCTCCAGATGAAACAGTGGAGATCAAACTCAAACCGATTTTGCAAAACTTTAAGAAAGTCTTTTTGCAACCTCAATTTTTTACTTACACACTTGCAGGCTCATTGGGCTTTGCCGGGCTGTTCGTTTATGTTGCGGCTTCACCGGCAATATTTATGGAAGGCTTTGGCCTGTCCGCGCAAGGATTCGGCGTCGTCTTCGGAGTGCTGGTTTTTGGCATGATCGGCGGCGGCCAAGTGAATTTGCTGATGGTAAAACGACACGGCGAGCGGCAAGTATTTAAAACATTCCTGACAGCCGAAGTGATTATTAGTGCCCTCTTCCTCGCAGGAACAGCAACGAATACTTTAGGTCTTTATGGCACCGTTGCGATGATGTTCGTGATTCTCTTCTGTGTCGGCGCAACTTACCCCAATGCGGCAGCGCTTGCTTTGGAACCTTTTACGAGCAACGTCGGCAGCGCCTCGGCCCTGCTCGGCTTTATTCAGCTTGGAATCGGCTCGATTGTTTCGGCGGGTGTCGGCATGCTCGATATGAAAGGCAGTCTGCCAACGGCCTTAGCAACTTTCGTTGCGTCGACTCTTGGTTTAATGCTTTTACTCAGCCGTCATAAGTTGCATCTCTCAGAAAAACAGCTATCCTCTTAA
- a CDS encoding class I SAM-dependent methyltransferase: protein MTNTDPNLLINDVTDTALWVATYRAIESERPDAIFHDPYAAKLSGDKGRQIAEAMHKRLPSMKYTSWSVVLRTYIIDNFIKELIAQGVDTIVNLGAGLDARPYRMDLPATLRWIEVDYPSMIERKQNILSGDQPRCQLERVSMDLADRPLRKKLFSDINSKSQKVAILTEGVVPYLTEEQTATLAEDLREQSHFDFWIVDYFSPKVYKYMQSAQRQRQMKNAPVVFYPQDWFGFFKGNGWVPKEIRYQTVESIKLGRATPNPWWAKLLSFLMPAAQREEMKKFTGYVLLTPAPKT, encoded by the coding sequence ATGACAAACACGGATCCCAATTTACTGATCAACGATGTGACAGATACGGCTCTGTGGGTCGCGACCTATCGTGCGATTGAGAGCGAAAGACCGGATGCCATTTTCCACGATCCTTACGCTGCAAAACTGAGTGGCGACAAAGGCCGTCAAATTGCCGAAGCCATGCATAAGCGCCTCCCGAGCATGAAATACACTTCGTGGTCGGTGGTGCTTCGCACTTACATCATTGATAACTTTATCAAAGAATTAATTGCTCAAGGAGTTGATACGATTGTCAACCTCGGTGCGGGCCTCGATGCCCGACCTTATCGCATGGACTTGCCTGCAACTTTGCGTTGGATTGAAGTCGACTACCCGTCGATGATTGAGCGTAAGCAGAATATTCTGTCAGGTGACCAGCCGAGATGTCAGTTGGAACGCGTATCGATGGATCTCGCCGACCGCCCCCTTCGCAAAAAACTTTTTAGCGATATCAATTCAAAGTCACAGAAAGTGGCGATCCTTACCGAGGGCGTTGTGCCTTATCTGACAGAAGAACAAACCGCCACACTGGCTGAAGATCTTCGCGAGCAAAGTCATTTTGATTTCTGGATCGTCGATTATTTTTCGCCAAAAGTTTACAAGTACATGCAATCGGCGCAACGCCAGCGCCAAATGAAAAATGCGCCGGTGGTTTTCTATCCGCAGGATTGGTTTGGTTTCTTTAAAGGTAACGGCTGGGTGCCGAAAGAGATCCGCTATCAAACGGTGGAGTCAATCAAGCTCGGCCGCGCAACCCCGAATCCTTGGTGGGCAAAGCTATTAAGTTTTTTGATGCCGGCCGCTCAGCGCGAAGAGATGAAGAAGTTCACAGGCTATGTTCTACTCACGCCGGCGCCTAAAACCTAG
- a CDS encoding acetyl-CoA C-acetyltransferase: MRSKAQDVYILGSSRIPFVKSQTAYNDVTRKDLMVAALNGLVDRHQLQGKLIGDVSLGAVMNSSKDFNLAREAILSTALHPETPAYNTQRACGTGLEAAWQIALKAHTGAIDLGIAGGVDTNSDIPIEVSPKLQRALLDANKAKSFGDKMKVFSRVSLGDLKPVVPNVNEPRTLMSMGEHCEIMVKEWKISRAEQDEFAFASHKNGAKAYETGFYEDLVVPFHGLKRDGPLRGDTSLEKLAKLKPSFDPVAGSLTAGNSSPLTDGAASVLLGNADGAAQIGAKPLAKLVDVQVAAVDFVYGAGLLMAPTKAIAQLLIRNKLTPADFDYFELHEAFAGQVLCNLKALEDEKYCKEVLGLSSAIGVLDRNKMNTVGSSLSLGHPFAATGARIVGTLAKLISQNGKKRGLISICTAGGMGIAAILESA; encoded by the coding sequence ATGAGATCAAAAGCTCAAGATGTCTACATTCTAGGTAGCAGCAGAATTCCTTTTGTCAAAAGCCAGACGGCTTACAATGACGTCACCCGTAAAGACTTAATGGTGGCCGCGTTGAACGGATTGGTCGATCGTCACCAGCTTCAAGGAAAGCTAATCGGCGATGTTTCACTTGGCGCTGTGATGAACAGCTCAAAAGATTTTAATCTCGCCCGTGAGGCGATTTTATCAACGGCCCTTCATCCTGAAACTCCGGCCTATAATACGCAACGTGCATGCGGTACGGGCCTTGAGGCGGCCTGGCAAATTGCTTTGAAAGCACATACGGGAGCGATTGATCTTGGGATTGCAGGCGGAGTGGATACTAATAGCGACATTCCAATTGAAGTGTCTCCGAAATTACAACGAGCTTTGCTCGATGCGAATAAAGCAAAGTCTTTTGGCGACAAGATGAAAGTCTTTAGCCGTGTTTCACTGGGTGACTTAAAACCGGTGGTTCCGAACGTGAATGAGCCGCGCACGCTCATGTCCATGGGCGAGCACTGTGAAATCATGGTGAAAGAGTGGAAAATTTCTCGCGCAGAACAAGATGAGTTTGCATTTGCGAGCCACAAAAACGGCGCCAAAGCCTATGAAACGGGATTTTATGAAGACTTGGTAGTTCCGTTCCACGGCCTAAAACGCGATGGCCCGCTTCGCGGGGACACCTCATTGGAAAAACTGGCGAAGCTAAAGCCATCATTTGATCCGGTCGCGGGTTCATTGACTGCCGGAAACAGTTCACCACTGACTGACGGCGCCGCCAGTGTTTTATTAGGAAATGCAGACGGTGCCGCACAAATCGGTGCGAAACCTTTAGCAAAACTTGTGGATGTTCAAGTTGCAGCCGTGGACTTTGTTTATGGTGCGGGCCTTTTAATGGCCCCCACCAAAGCAATTGCTCAGTTATTGATAAGGAATAAACTAACTCCCGCGGATTTTGATTATTTCGAGTTGCACGAGGCTTTTGCGGGGCAAGTGCTTTGCAATCTGAAAGCCCTTGAAGATGAGAAATACTGCAAAGAGGTGTTGGGTTTATCATCGGCCATCGGAGTGCTCGACCGGAATAAAATGAATACTGTCGGTAGCAGTTTGTCTTTAGGTCATCCGTTTGCAGCAACGGGAGCTCGCATTGTGGGAACTCTTGCGAAACTGATTTCTCAAAACGGCAAAAAACGCGGGCTTATTTCTATTTGTACGGCGGGCGGCATGGGAATCGCAGCGATTTTAGAATCGGCGTAG
- a CDS encoding TetR/AcrR family transcriptional regulator yields the protein MRISAEEKEKLREKILTEAIPFLKKTGSSGAPVDEIMKNVGLTSGALYSHFKSKEDFFVQVLLRELDFQREVHRQEIEKYGAQAFPKFIERYLSDKHVNAVGQGCVFAALGADMHRQKAGIRSMYEEKIEALFATIAEGFSSGSREEKLAKARFAFSAMVGAMTFARTLKTPEAVHAILSTTKNQLLKMI from the coding sequence ATGCGCATTAGTGCTGAGGAAAAAGAAAAACTCCGTGAAAAAATTCTGACCGAAGCGATTCCGTTTCTGAAAAAAACAGGCAGCAGCGGGGCGCCAGTGGATGAGATTATGAAGAATGTGGGGCTCACCTCCGGTGCGCTCTACAGTCACTTTAAATCGAAGGAAGATTTCTTTGTTCAAGTGCTTTTGCGCGAATTAGATTTTCAGCGCGAAGTGCATCGTCAGGAAATTGAAAAATATGGGGCGCAGGCATTCCCGAAATTTATCGAAAGATATCTTTCTGATAAACACGTGAATGCCGTCGGACAGGGTTGTGTCTTTGCAGCCTTGGGGGCGGATATGCATCGTCAAAAAGCGGGCATTCGCTCCATGTACGAAGAGAAGATTGAAGCGTTGTTTGCAACCATCGCTGAAGGCTTCTCTTCCGGCAGCCGAGAAGAGAAGTTGGCGAAAGCCCGCTTTGCTTTTTCAGCAATGGTCGGAGCCATGACTTTTGCCCGTACACTGAAAACTCCCGAAGCTGTCCATGCAATATTAAGTACAACCAAAAATCAGTTACTCAAAATGATCTAA
- a CDS encoding SDR family oxidoreductase, with protein MAARFSNKIILVTGGNSGIGYAVAKQIINEGGKVIITGRDQESLRRAQMELGPNSEAIRSDSANLKDITSLFEQVKQKHGQIDGLFANAGIAKFAPVEMVTEEEFDSVFDVNVKGVFFTLQKAVPLLKPGSSVVLNASVVASRGGAYNSVYAASKAAVRSMARTFSTSYVAQGLRFNAVSPGPIETPIWSRKDGTPTGSAESMKSAIAEANPMKRYGRPEEVSAAVTFLLSSESSYVLGSELFVDGGFNQL; from the coding sequence ATGGCAGCACGTTTCTCAAATAAAATCATCTTAGTGACAGGCGGTAACAGCGGTATCGGCTACGCCGTCGCAAAACAAATCATCAACGAAGGCGGCAAAGTGATTATCACAGGCCGCGATCAAGAAAGTCTCCGCCGTGCGCAGATGGAATTGGGTCCCAATTCCGAAGCGATTCGCTCGGACTCTGCAAATCTCAAAGACATCACGTCTTTGTTTGAACAGGTAAAACAGAAACACGGTCAGATCGACGGGCTTTTTGCCAACGCCGGGATTGCGAAGTTCGCGCCGGTTGAAATGGTCACAGAAGAAGAGTTCGACTCGGTCTTTGATGTGAACGTCAAAGGCGTGTTTTTCACTTTGCAAAAAGCAGTGCCTTTGTTGAAGCCCGGTAGCTCCGTGGTTCTGAACGCTTCAGTGGTTGCAAGCCGAGGTGGCGCTTATAACAGCGTGTACGCAGCCAGCAAAGCCGCGGTTAGATCCATGGCAAGAACATTCTCGACTTCGTATGTCGCTCAAGGTCTGCGCTTTAATGCTGTCAGTCCTGGTCCGATTGAAACTCCGATCTGGAGCCGCAAAGACGGCACTCCTACGGGCAGTGCAGAGAGCATGAAATCGGCGATCGCTGAAGCCAATCCAATGAAACGCTACGGCAGGCCAGAAGAAGTTTCAGCTGCGGTGACTTTCCTGTTATCGTCAGAGTCCAGCTATGTTTTAGGTTCTGAGCTCTTTGTCGATGGCGGTTTTAACCAGCTATAG
- a CDS encoding DUF2007 domain-containing protein gives MVLLKVFNSRQEAELVKSLLESENIWAFVAADDQAGLVPATALTLGVKLMVQPEDFEKAQKLIIPVENEKSS, from the coding sequence ATGGTTTTGCTAAAGGTCTTCAACTCCCGTCAGGAAGCTGAACTCGTTAAATCCCTTCTCGAATCTGAAAACATCTGGGCGTTCGTCGCTGCCGATGATCAAGCAGGACTTGTCCCTGCGACGGCTCTCACATTGGGCGTGAAGCTCATGGTGCAGCCTGAAGACTTCGAAAAAGCTCAGAAACTCATCATTCCAGTAGAAAACGAAAAATCCTCTTGA
- a CDS encoding MerR family transcriptional regulator yields the protein MYIGQISELSGYSQRMIRYLEDQGLVVPDRSDSNLRRFSDQDLTRILKIKKLKELGFTYPEIKDLIDKDEHVLAGKGGELLKRHHAEAQELLEKIQQLEMICYGETKTAVPPEIVHTLVPPTRTAYRIKKLEAVAGQLEALAPELKCEVVLWKFGSFLSMQEFQSGQNVKIVEIFRGSSQIAILVGECRFHLYEKAWTENSLPFNSNPLGTFAAQELELFFGKYEIVIEHKLLAPTGELLFHALLPYQAIYIASGESLA from the coding sequence ATGTACATTGGACAGATTTCAGAACTGAGCGGCTATAGCCAGCGCATGATTCGTTACCTTGAGGATCAGGGACTTGTGGTTCCTGATCGCTCCGATTCCAACTTGCGGCGTTTTTCTGACCAAGATCTCACACGCATTCTTAAAATTAAAAAACTCAAAGAACTCGGCTTCACTTATCCCGAGATCAAAGACCTCATCGACAAGGACGAGCATGTTCTTGCAGGAAAAGGCGGCGAACTTTTAAAACGCCACCATGCCGAAGCTCAGGAGCTGCTTGAAAAAATCCAGCAGCTCGAGATGATCTGCTATGGAGAAACAAAAACGGCGGTTCCGCCGGAAATAGTCCATACCCTCGTTCCTCCGACAAGGACCGCTTACAGAATTAAAAAACTCGAAGCCGTCGCCGGGCAACTAGAAGCCCTCGCTCCTGAACTGAAGTGTGAAGTCGTTCTTTGGAAGTTCGGGTCCTTTCTGAGTATGCAGGAGTTTCAATCAGGACAAAATGTAAAGATCGTAGAAATTTTTAGAGGCTCGAGCCAAATCGCCATTTTGGTGGGCGAATGCCGGTTTCACCTGTACGAAAAAGCTTGGACAGAAAACTCACTCCCTTTTAATTCGAATCCTTTGGGAACTTTTGCGGCTCAAGAGCTTGAGTTGTTCTTCGGTAAATATGAAATCGTTATAGAACACAAGCTGCTAGCGCCGACAGGAGAACTCCTCTTCCATGCCCTGCTCCCATATCAGGCGATCTACATCGCATCTGGAGAAAGTCTCGCATAA
- a CDS encoding S8 family serine peptidase, with protein sequence MKNQLSSIVLSSLLFAACTGSKAPQNQFENHGFMDGIYSTRPQTSHPVIAIIKLKNPALLETATRDNGVLKIDQDLLTAIQDEQTSTIAELQKISPDIRILLRYRLVLNALTIYAPQEVLEKIQALPNVITAERSANFARPRPLDTDKKAGLVGTHTSVNFIGADAAYAEGFHGEGMRVGIIDTGVDYTHKMFNGEGTEEAYKANDPAQANAAFPNKKVVGGLDLVGTAFDSASPNFDKHIPVPDVNPLDEAGHGTHVAGTVAGLGDGVNTYSGVAPEASLYAIKVFGANGSTSDEVVIAALEYAADPSGDLSFKEQLDVVNLSLGSGYGSAHNMYNHAIKNLSRGGTVVVASAGNSGDKPYITGSPAVSDDAISVASSVDNQDQNILFPTVQFAAGGETITTEMMEAAVSKPLADVADAKGEIVFAGLGDADFEQPLKDQITGKVALIDRGKVNFSEKIRRAQEAGAIAVIVANNADGDPFTMGGDGHYDIPAVMISKDAGAKIKAKLALGAVVADLKTTAKLDKPWLIDTISDFSSRGPRSEDGLIKPEISAPGSNIISAGVGGGAKGVLMSGTSMAGPHITGVMTLLKQKFKTLNSQELKSIAMSHAKVITDGKKNIYPVARQGSGRVQIADSLDAKIVTVPAALSFGITDSEKQKTLSQKITVKNLSTDTVNLKAEWSGSSALQFSVPSISLAAGETKTVTITVKVSAAQMTAANQELDGFLKLSTDKETLAHLPALVVARQISNISAQSLKVHATSAADAAGSDADVVLQNASANKGSAYLFNSLGIDGRKKDAKPDLAHNRNCDLQSAGYRIVEKDGARILQVAVKLYERMTTWNSCELNVQIDSNGDNLPDQEIAGVPKESLPGLTGDAFVSLLLDGNKARDLRHQYEADLAANKKDAKEDYTSALVDMRGMQVFDGSTLAIVEADVSALAIADSGELNIKISTTHQSDNAVEYDDYLGKQETEWKKISLGAQAAGYVNLPEVVDLGAQETQTVSIQKGYGAEDLIIYAPQNRSVVDVLLEDSQSQVIAPAFGD encoded by the coding sequence ATGAAAAATCAGCTTTCTTCGATCGTACTTTCTTCTTTGCTTTTCGCAGCCTGCACAGGTTCCAAAGCTCCACAAAATCAGTTCGAAAATCATGGGTTCATGGACGGCATTTACAGCACGCGTCCTCAGACGTCCCACCCGGTTATTGCCATCATTAAACTTAAAAACCCGGCTTTGCTTGAAACAGCGACTCGCGATAACGGCGTCCTTAAGATCGATCAGGATCTTTTGACGGCGATCCAAGACGAGCAAACTTCAACGATTGCTGAACTCCAAAAAATCAGCCCTGATATCCGCATCCTTTTGCGCTACCGCTTGGTGCTGAACGCCCTGACAATCTATGCCCCCCAAGAGGTGCTTGAAAAAATCCAGGCTTTGCCAAACGTGATCACAGCAGAACGCTCTGCAAACTTTGCCCGTCCTCGTCCTTTAGATACTGATAAAAAAGCCGGCCTCGTGGGCACTCACACTTCTGTGAACTTTATCGGAGCCGATGCGGCTTACGCTGAAGGCTTCCATGGCGAAGGCATGCGCGTGGGTATCATTGATACGGGCGTTGACTACACTCACAAGATGTTTAACGGCGAAGGCACGGAAGAGGCTTACAAAGCCAATGATCCGGCTCAAGCCAATGCCGCTTTCCCGAACAAAAAAGTTGTGGGTGGTTTGGATCTCGTGGGAACTGCGTTTGACTCGGCTTCTCCGAACTTCGACAAACACATCCCGGTTCCTGATGTGAATCCACTCGATGAAGCTGGTCACGGGACACACGTTGCCGGTACGGTTGCGGGTCTGGGCGATGGCGTAAATACATACAGCGGTGTCGCTCCTGAAGCTTCTCTTTACGCAATTAAAGTTTTCGGCGCGAACGGTTCAACAAGTGATGAAGTTGTGATCGCAGCCCTTGAATACGCGGCAGATCCATCAGGTGACTTGAGCTTTAAAGAACAGCTCGATGTCGTGAACCTTTCTTTGGGAAGCGGTTACGGCTCTGCTCACAATATGTATAACCACGCCATCAAAAATCTTTCTCGTGGTGGCACTGTTGTTGTGGCTTCTGCCGGCAACTCAGGTGATAAACCCTACATCACGGGTTCACCAGCAGTGAGCGACGATGCCATCTCGGTTGCTTCAAGCGTTGATAACCAAGATCAAAACATTCTTTTCCCGACTGTTCAGTTTGCGGCGGGCGGTGAAACTATCACAACAGAGATGATGGAAGCGGCGGTTTCTAAACCTCTCGCGGACGTTGCTGATGCTAAAGGTGAAATCGTTTTCGCAGGCCTTGGCGATGCGGACTTCGAACAACCACTCAAAGATCAAATCACCGGCAAAGTGGCTTTGATTGATCGTGGCAAGGTCAACTTCTCTGAAAAAATCCGCCGTGCACAAGAAGCTGGCGCGATCGCAGTCATTGTTGCAAACAACGCTGACGGCGACCCGTTCACAATGGGTGGCGACGGGCACTACGACATTCCTGCCGTGATGATCTCTAAAGATGCCGGCGCTAAAATTAAAGCGAAGCTTGCTTTGGGTGCCGTGGTTGCAGACCTTAAAACAACTGCGAAGTTGGATAAGCCTTGGTTGATCGATACAATTTCTGACTTCTCTTCTCGGGGTCCTCGTTCTGAAGACGGCTTGATCAAACCAGAAATCTCAGCTCCAGGCTCTAACATCATCTCTGCTGGAGTGGGTGGCGGCGCGAAGGGCGTTTTGATGTCTGGTACTTCTATGGCGGGCCCTCACATCACGGGTGTCATGACACTTTTGAAACAGAAATTCAAAACTTTGAACTCTCAAGAGCTCAAGTCCATTGCCATGAGTCACGCGAAAGTGATCACTGATGGCAAAAAGAACATCTATCCAGTGGCTCGCCAGGGTTCTGGTCGCGTGCAAATCGCGGACTCTTTGGATGCCAAAATCGTGACAGTCCCTGCCGCATTGTCTTTCGGAATCACTGACAGTGAAAAACAAAAGACTCTGAGCCAAAAAATCACAGTTAAAAACTTAAGCACTGACACGGTAAATTTAAAAGCAGAGTGGAGCGGCTCGAGTGCCCTTCAGTTCTCCGTTCCAAGCATCAGCCTTGCTGCGGGTGAAACGAAGACGGTGACAATCACTGTCAAAGTTTCGGCGGCACAAATGACAGCGGCGAACCAAGAGCTCGATGGCTTCTTGAAGCTTTCGACTGATAAAGAAACTCTGGCTCACTTGCCGGCTCTGGTGGTGGCTCGTCAGATTTCAAACATCAGTGCTCAGTCTTTGAAAGTACACGCAACGTCTGCAGCAGATGCTGCCGGGAGCGATGCGGATGTTGTTTTGCAGAACGCTTCTGCCAACAAAGGCTCTGCATACCTTTTCAACTCTTTGGGGATCGATGGCCGTAAGAAAGATGCAAAACCTGATTTGGCTCACAACCGTAACTGCGACCTGCAGTCTGCCGGTTACCGCATCGTTGAAAAAGACGGCGCGCGCATCTTGCAAGTGGCTGTGAAGCTCTATGAGCGCATGACGACTTGGAACAGCTGTGAATTGAACGTCCAAATCGACTCTAACGGTGACAACCTCCCGGACCAAGAGATCGCTGGCGTTCCCAAAGAAAGCCTTCCAGGTTTGACAGGGGATGCTTTCGTAAGTCTTTTGCTTGATGGCAATAAGGCCCGCGATTTGCGCCATCAGTACGAAGCAGATCTTGCGGCAAACAAGAAAGACGCCAAAGAAGATTACACTTCGGCTCTTGTTGATATGCGTGGCATGCAGGTGTTTGACGGTTCGACTCTGGCGATTGTGGAGGCCGATGTTTCTGCTCTAGCGATTGCCGACTCTGGCGAATTGAATATCAAGATCTCGACAACTCACCAGTCCGACAATGCAGTTGAGTACGACGATTACCTCGGCAAACAAGAAACTGAGTGGAAGAAGATCTCTTTGGGTGCTCAGGCCGCGGGCTACGTGAACCTTCCTGAGGTGGTAGACCTCGGCGCTCAAGAAACTCAGACCGTCAGCATTCAAAAAGGCTACGGCGCTGAAGACCTGATCATCTATGCTCCGCAGAACCGTTCCGTGGTAGACGTTTTGCTTGAAGATTCACAATCTCAAGTGATTGCTCCTGCCTTCGGCGACTAA